From the bacterium genome, one window contains:
- a CDS encoding 6-carboxytetrahydropterin synthase: MFELSVQGSFSAAHRVRGYHGDCAGIHGHTYRIEARIRVGKLDKIGMALDFHKIKAQLDSILKRLDHKSLNDLTFFKKHNATAEWIAVYIFRDIKKKTKAVHSITVWEGLANSVTYFE, from the coding sequence ATGTTTGAGCTGTCGGTTCAGGGTTCTTTTTCCGCGGCGCACAGGGTTAGGGGCTATCATGGCGACTGCGCCGGGATCCACGGGCACACTTACCGGATAGAAGCCCGGATTAGGGTTGGGAAACTGGACAAGATTGGCATGGCTCTTGATTTCCATAAGATCAAAGCGCAGCTTGACTCGATCCTGAAAAGGTTAGACCATAAGTCCCTCAATGATCTGACCTTTTTCAAGAAACACAACGCCACGGCCGAGTGGATCGCGGTTTATATTTTTCGGGATATCAAGAAGAAAACCAAGGCTGTCCACTCCATAACCGTTTGGGAAGGACTGGCCAATTCGGTCACTTATTTTGAATAG